Proteins co-encoded in one Stomoxys calcitrans chromosome 5, idStoCalc2.1, whole genome shotgun sequence genomic window:
- the LOC106095538 gene encoding protein Rae1, which yields MFGQSTLGGTTSAFGSQPASTNRMNDFEVVSPPEDSVSALEFSPPSMQQNFLIAGSWDCSVRCWEVEQTGKTVPKSMKTMGGPVLDVSWADDGSKVFIASEKQVKVWDLAADQQMQVAAHDAPVKVCHWVKGTNYTCLMTGSWDKTLKFWDTRSPTPMMAINLPERCYCADVDFPMAVVGTAGRGLIVYSLENSPTEFKRQESPLKYQHRTIAIFRDKNKKPTGYALGSIEGRVAIQYVSPVNPKDNFTFKCHRSSGTAGYQDIYAVNDISFHPVHGTLVTVGSDGTFSFWDKDARTKLKSSETMDQSITKCAFNATGHIFAYAVGYDWSKGHEYFNPAKKPQMFLRSCYDELKPRTT from the exons ATGTTTGGCCAATCTACCCTAGGCGGCACAACCTCGGCATTTGGAAGCCAACCTGCATCCACCAATCGCATGAATGATTTTGAAGTGGTTTCGCCTCCAGAAGACTCTGTTTCTGCTCTGGAATTTAGTCCGCCTTCGATGCAACAGAATTTTCTCATTGCCGGCAGTTGGGATTGCAGTGTGCGTTGTTGGGAAGTAGAACAAACCGGTAAGACTGTTCCCAAATCCATGAAAACAATGGGTGGCCCTGTCTTAGATGTCAGTTGGGCAGATGATGGCAGCAAAGTTTTTATTGCCAGCGAGAAGCAAGTAAAAGTGTGGGATTTGGCTGCGGATCAACAGATGCAAGTAGCGGCTCACGATGCACCCGTCAAAGTTTGCCATTGGGTAAAGGGCACCAATTATACTTGCCTAATGACAGGCTCTTGGGATAAGACGTTAAAATTCTGGGATACACGTTCACCTACCCCAATGATGGCAATTAATTTGCCTGAGCGTTGCTACTGTGCTGATGTGGATTTCCCAATGGCTGTCGTGGGTACAGCCGGCCGTGGTCTCATAGTTTATTCATTGGAGAATAGTCCTACCGAATTTAAACGTCAAGAAAGCCCGCTAAAATATCAACACAGAACTATAGCAATATTTcgagataaaaacaaaaaacccacGG GCTACGCGTTGGGCAGCATAGAAGGACGTGTTGCTATACAATATGTCAGTCCAGTCAATCCAAAGGATAACTTTACTTTCAAGTGTCATCGTTCTTCCGGTACGGCGGGCTATCAGGATATCTATGCTGTAAATGATATATCCTTCCATCCGGTTCACGGCACATTGGTCACTGTAGGCTCTGATGGCACTTTCAGCTTTTGGGATAAAGATGCCCGCACCAAATTGAAGTCTTCCGAAACAATGGATCAGTCTATAacaaaatgcgcatttaatgCAACGGGCCATATATTTGCATATGCTGTGGGCTACGATTGGTCTAAAGGGCACGAGTATTTTAATCCGGCGAAAAAGCCTCAAATGTTTTTGCGTTCTTGCTATGACGAGCTTAAGCCTCGTACAACGTAA
- the LOC106095546 gene encoding NADH dehydrogenase [ubiquinone] 1 beta subcomplex subunit 3 translates to MGGHGHGEPYKVPDASMYKVENVPKLVEVREALARQGLRDPWLRNEVWRYDAKQFGTHATRLRAFMLRGFVWGLGLTAITVACEAALGGDDHHGHGHGEHGGH, encoded by the exons atgggCGGTCATGGACACGGTGAACCCTACAAAGTTCCAGATGCATCAATGTACAAAGTTGAAAACGTCCCAAAATTAGTGGAAGTCAGAGAAGCTTTAGCCCGGCAGGGCCTTAGAGATCCCTGGTTGCG CAATGAAGTCTGGCGCTACGATGCTAAACAATTCGGCACTCATGCCACACGTTTGAGGGCTTTCATGCTGCGTGGTTTTGTTTGGGGTTTGGGACTGACAGCAATTACTGTTGCTTGTGAAGCTGCTTTGGGCGGTGATGATCATCATGGTCATGGACACGGCGAACATGGTGGACATTAG